Proteins encoded in a region of the Anopheles aquasalis chromosome 2, idAnoAquaMG_Q_19, whole genome shotgun sequence genome:
- the LOC126569064 gene encoding NADH dehydrogenase [ubiquinone] flavoprotein 1, mitochondrial: protein MANALVRVNCLAKPHLAALVPSAIRSSAVGAAVCNNKQQVRRQSAQASAPPPQTRTKFGGLADQDRIFTNLYGRHDWRLKGALKRGDWYKTKEILLKGTDWILNEIKVSGLRGRGGAGFPTGMKWSFMNKPSDGRPKYLVVNADEGEPGTCKDREIMRHDPHKLIEGCLIAGKAMGARAAYIYIRGEFYNEASNMQLAIAEAYQAGLIGKNACGSGYDFDVFMHRGAGAYICGEETALIESLEGKQGKPRLKPPFPADVGVFGCPTTVSNVETVAVAPTICRRGGVWFAGFGRTRNSGTKLFNISGHVNTPCTVEEEMSIPLKELIERHAGGIRGGWDNLLGIIPGGSSTPVIPKSVCEDVLMDFDGLVQAQTSLGTAAIIVMDKSTDIIKAISRLIMFYKHESCGQCTPCREGIAWMNKIMHRFVDGNARPAEIDMLWEISKQIEGHTICALGDGAAWPVQGLIRHFRPEIESRMKQYEQKQAAAGNH from the exons ATGGCAAACGCACTTGTGCGTGTAAACTGCCTGGCAAAGCCGCACCTCG CGGCTTTGGTGCCATCGGCGATTCGCAGTTCTGCGGTCGGTGCGGCGGTCTgtaacaacaagcagcaggtACGTCGCCAGTCGGCCCAGgcatcggcaccaccgccacagacGAGGACGAAGTTCGGAGGGCTTGCCGATCAGGACCGCATCTTCACCAATCTGTACGGACGCCACGATTGGCGCCTGAAGGGAGCACTGAAGCGGGGTGACTGGTacaaaacgaaggaaatcctGCTGAAGGGCACGGACTGGATTCTGA atGAAATCAAGGTATCCGGTTTGCGTGGtcgcggtggtgccggttttcCCACCGGCATGAAGTGGTCGTTCATGAACAAACCATCGGATGGCCGTCCGAAGTATTTGGTCGTGAACGCGGACGAAGGAGAGCCGGGCACGTGCAAGGATCGTGAGATTATGCGTCACGATCCGCACAAGCTGATCGAAGGATGTCTGATCGCTGGCAAGGCGATGGGTGCACGTGCCGCCTACATCTACATCCGAGGCGAGTTCTACAACGAAGCCTCCAACATGCAGCTGGCCATCGCCGAAGCATACCAAGCCGGACTGATTGGCAAGAATGCATGCGGCTCGGGCTACGATTTCGATGTGTTCATGCATCGAGGCGCTGGTGCGTACATTTGCGGCGAGGAGACGGCACTCATCGAGTCGCTGGAGGGCAAGCAGGGCAAGCCGCGCCTGAAGCCTCCATTCCCGGCCGATGTCGGTGTGTTCGGTTGCCCGACGACGGTCTCGAACGTGGAGACGGTAGCGGTCGCACCGACCATCTGTCGCCGGGGTGGTGTCTGGTTCGCGGGCTTCGGCCGCACCCGTAACTCCGGTACGAAGCTGTTCAACATCTCCGGCCACGTCAACACGCCGTGCACGGTCGAGGAGGAAATGTCCATTCCGTTGAAGGAGCTGATCGAACGGCATGCCGGTGGCATCCGGGGCGGATGGGACAATCTGCTGGGCATCATTCCCGGTGGCTCGTCGACGCCCGTCATCCCGAAGTCGGTGTGCGAGGACGTGCTGATGGACTTTGATGGGCTGGTGCAGGCCCAAACGTCGCTCGGTaccgccgccatcatcgtgATGGACAAGTCGACGGACATCATCAAGGCCATCTCGCGCCTGATCATGTTCTACAAGCACGAAAGCTGCGGCCAGTGTACACCGTGCCGCGAGGGTATCGCTTGGATGAACAAAATCATGCACCGCTTCGTGGACGGTAACGCTCGACCGGCCGAGATCGATATGCTGTGGGAGATCTCCAAGCAAATCGAAGGTCACACTATCTGTGCGCtgggtgatggtgctgcttggCCCGTTCAAG GTCTTATCCGACACTTCCGTCCGGAAATCGAGTCACGAATGAAGCAGTACGAACAGAAGCAGGCAGCCGCAGGTAATCATTAA
- the LOC126578269 gene encoding zinc finger CCCH domain-containing protein 11B-like: MAHPPFMDLPRNLHDCYFFYYSTCKKGTSCEYRHEPAALGHEKTCKMWAEGKCYNRTCTMRHMKIQSPRSATPCFWEDQPGGCRKPHCVFQHKNARPNQPTTSNVGVPVQPAPAPNAAPTAHLMHSSSPAVLLDYNYTILPRII; this comes from the coding sequence atggcccATCCGCCCTTCATGGATTTGCCGAGGAACCTGCACGACTGctacttcttctactactcGACATGTAAGAAGGGCACCAGCTGCGAGTACCGCCATGAGCCGGCGGCCCTTGGCCATGAGAAGACGTGCAAGATGTGGGCGGAAGGCAAGTGCTACAACCGCACGTGCACGATGCGCCACATGAAGATCCAGAGTCCGCGCTCGGCCACACCGTGCTTTTGGGAGGATCAGCCGGGCGGCTGCCGTAAGCCGCACTGCGTGTTCCAGCATAAGAACGCGCGGCCGAACCAACCGACAACGAGCAACGTGGGAGTGCCAGTGCAACCGGCGCCCGCCCCCAATGCCGCCCCGACTGCCCATCTGATGCACTCGAGTTCGCCGGCCGTTCTCCTGGACTATAACTACACCATTTTGCCGAGAATCATCTAA
- the LOC126578263 gene encoding E3 ubiquitin-protein ligase PPP1R11-like yields MMNAETPTGSRSITETIAQSEPIAGTSVSPAENPPVLRLRLQKPRSERKVQWTNGTVDNEHMNKKKSKCCCIYEKPRAFGESSSESEDECEHCFGHVELKKKNRNPRSAPVPPVPAKPDDHDDDGTGGDSDAVDGVPKDGHAGCGTPQA; encoded by the exons ATGATGAACGCAGAAACACCAACCGGAAGCCGCAGCATCACGGAAACCATCGCTCAAAGTGAGCCGATTGCCGGAACCAGCGTCAGCCCAGCTGAG AACCCACCGGTCCTTCGGCTGCGGTTGCAAAAACCGCGCAGCGAGCGGAAAGTACAGTGGACAAACGGTACCGTCGATAACGAGCATATGAATAAGAAGAAATcaaaatgctgctgcatctaCGAGAAACCGCGCGCGTTCGGAGAAAGCTCATCGGAGAGTGAGGACGAGTGTGAACACTGTTTCGGTCACGTTGagttgaaaaagaagaaccgcAATCCACGGTCCGCTCCTGTTCCACCGGTTCCCGCTAAGCCGGACgatcacgatgacgacggtacCGGGGGCGACTCTGATGCAGTTGATGGCGTTCCAAAGGATGGGCATGCGGGTTGCGGAACGCCACAAGCTTGA
- the LOC126578253 gene encoding succinate--hydroxymethylglutarate CoA-transferase — protein MHGRVWPTRGVEWFFCPCESVTTQHNRMVSGFVVGLCSRFRTAAHGKRVRRRCFSTRTGTDGGQFPLEGIKVLDLTRIVAGPYCTMVLGDLGAEVYKIERPFVGDESRKWGPPFLRNSSDSVYFMAANRNKKSVCVNLKTGREVIYELARKCDVLVENYVPGKLDELGLGYETLRTIAPSLIYCSITGFGSVGPYRSKPGYDVIASSIGGLLHITGSEDGPPAKVGIAITDIATGLYAHGAILAALLQRYRTGRGQKIDVNLLSTQVACLINVASNYLNANKEAKRWGTAHESIVPYEAFQTRTGYITLGCGSDAQFVDLCRLLGMKELAQDVRFANNRARVEHRRELIELLSNILRGKSSAEWMELFETASFPVGPINSMKEVFDDRHVKAIGMVKTIQHPTAGEVKLVGPPVVYSEAKNEIASVPPLLGQHTDEVLRGLLGYGDEQMKHLRESKIIQ, from the coding sequence ATGCACGGAAGGGTGTGGCCCACGCGAggggtggaatggtttttttgcCCCTGCGAATCAGTTACTACGCAGCATAACAGAATGGTCTCCGGGTTTGTGGTCGGATTGTGTTCTCGCTTCCGCACGGCGGCGCATGGCAAACGTGTTCGTCGAAGGTGTTTTAGCACCCGAACCGGtaccgatggtggccagttTCCACTCGAGGGCATCAAGGTGCTCGATCTAACAAGGATCGTCGCCGGTCCCTACTGCACGATGGTGCTGGGAGATCTCGGTGCGGAGGTGTACAAAATCGAGCGTCCGTTCGTGGGTGATGAGTCGCGGAAATGGGGTCCACCGTTCCTGCGCAACTCGTCCGATTCCGTGTACTTTATGGCCGCGAACCGGAACAAGAAGAGCGTCTGCGTCAATCTGAAGACGGGCCGGGAGGTGATCTACGAGCTGGCCCGGAAGTGTGACGTGCTGGTGGAGAACTATGTGCCCGGAAAGTTGGATGAGCTTGGCTTGGGGTACGAAACGTTGCGCACGATAGCTCCATCGCTGATCTACTGCTCCATCAcggggttcggttcggtgggaCCGTATCGCAGCAAGCCGGGCTACGATGTGATTGCGAGCTCGATCGGTGGACTGTTGCACATCACGGGCAGTGAGGATGGACCGCCTGCTAAGGTGGGAATAGCGATCACCGACATTGCGACCGGACTGTACGCTCACGGTGCCATCCTAGCAGCCCTGTTGCAGCGTTATCGCACCGGCCGGGGTCAGAAGATTGACGTAAATCTCCTGTCGACGCAGGTGGCCTGTTTAATCAATGTGGCCAGCAACTATCTGAACGCGAACAAGGAAGCCAAACGCTGGGGAACCGCCCACGAGAGTATCGTCCCGTACGAAGCGTTCCAGACGCGGACTGGCTACATTACGCTCGGTTGTGGCAGTGATGCCCAATTCGTTGATCTGTGCCGTTTGCTAGGGATGAAGGAGCTGGCACAGGATGTGCGGTTTGCCAACAATCGGGCTCGTGTGGAGCACCGAAGGGAGTTGATAGAGCTGCTGTCGAACATTTTGAGAGGCAAATCGTCGGCTGAATGGATGGAGCTGTTCGAAACGGCCTCCTTTCCGGTGGGACCGATCAATAGCATGAAGGAGGTGTTTGATGACCGTCATGTGAAGGCGATTGGAATGGTGAAGACGATACAACATCCTACGGCCGGGGAGGTGAAGCTGGTAGGACCACCGGTTGTGTACAGTGAGGCAAAGAACGAGATCGCTTCCGTTCCCCCACTCCTAGGACAGCACACGGATGAGGTGCTGCGCGGTCTGCTCGGTTACGGTGACGAGCAAATGAAGCATTTACGGGAATCGAAAATCATTCAATAA
- the LOC126572639 gene encoding F-box/WD repeat-containing protein 5 isoform X1 — protein sequence MAEAYDDVPMMHHHASSGSGRRDAESMESNTTGRSGTGSLSSEEEDDTGGTTYAENSPWVFLPEPLFINIFLNLTPRDVLNAGQCCKRWYKLSKDDYIWRRYFRREFNVDASIPLKRGADSWRSEYRRLTNNVPMVLTDVLTSHSHQVLHVSFSHNGKMFATCSKDGFVILWNAAYPSSIRSSYDMRKLNWKYTQFSQFNQSDSSLLVSGVHYGTPHSTSGEIAVFTVQNGFRLKCRVTNRPYDIFGTWFSDQHLLSGDLSWLAHLVSTSKLWLNKANQEVDSEHTPVRSQVYKFYNRNASSIRAIMVANCPWLADEEEKKRKAGNEGGVADGEATAQSGASVSGTSGASSAANRRAGNPLSHYQMKQEQDSEEEEDEDENDVGTNDGNQQQDPLFMHGQGAGAGPGPDAVCEPLDYASPIQYLEEFRQEYEDSYYESSDDCLEDDDEDDGDAMGGAGDRPDSLSECEDEELTNPCPKYLIFSTGSKTYTPHQIGFKRIVDVNFPRRLEPGPSLRERVALREQQREMQVIMGELSREEMRLQYILQNESPPVEPNWANYEAVADRFDRVDKLIDLHGHIIGMGLSPDHRYLYVNSRPWPRNCVIRNPLEPPAIAQEIDIHVIDLMTLKKVGKMLRAHKAYTPNTECFFIFLDVCDSYVASGAEDMHAYLWERYYGVCLAKYQHEDVVNSVAFNPRDNEMLVTTSDDYEIKVWRSLAKAKKLGIVPVGRAVEFRKQKSNRPPPQPQYAGRSFV from the exons ATGGCGGAAGCGTATGACGATGTGCCGATGATGCATCATCACGCCAGCAGCGGAAGTGGTCGCCGTGATGCGGAAAGTATGGAATCGAACACTACTGGACGCAGCGGGACCGGTTCGCTGAGcagcgaagaggaggacgacaCCGGCGGTACGACGTACGCGGAGAACAGTCCCTGGGTGTTTCTGCCGGAGCCGTTGTTTATCAATATCTTTCTCAACCTGACACCCCGTGACGTGCTGAATGCGGGCCAGTGCTGCAAACGGTGGTACAAGCTCTCCAAGGATGACTACATCTGGCGCAGATACTTCAGGCGCGAGTTTAACGTCGATGCGTCGATTCCACTCAAGCGAG GTGCGGATAGCTGGCGCTCCGAGTACAGACGGTTGACCAACAACGTACCGATGGTGCTGACCGATGTGCTCACCTCCCACTCGCACCAAGTGCTGCACGTGAGCTTCTCGCATAATGGCAAAATGTTTGCCACCTGCTCGAAGGATGGTTTCGTGATT CTGTGGAATGCTGCGTACCCATCGAGCATACGGTCGTCGTACGACATGCGGAAGTTGAACTGGAAGTATACGCAGTTCTCGCAATTCAACCAGAGCGACTCGTCGTTGCTCGTCTCGGGCGTCCACTACGGGACGCCGCACAGCACATCGGGGGAAATAGCCGTATTCACGGTCCAGA ATGGTTTTCGATTGAAGTGCCGCGTAACGAACCGACCGTATGACATCTTCGGCACATGGTTCAGCGATCAGCATCTGCTGTCGGGCGATTTGAGCTGGTTGGCGCATCTGGTGAGTACCTCGAAGCTGTGGCTGAACAAGGCAAACCAGGAGGTCGATTCGGAGCACACGCCGGTTCGGAGCCAGGTGTACAAGTTCTACAACCGCAATGCCAGTTCGATACGCGCCATTATGGTCGCCAACTGTCCCTGGCTGgccgatgaggaggagaagaagcggaaAGCAGGGAACGAaggtggtgttgctgatgggGAGGCTACTGCACAGTCGGGCGCATCGGTTAGTGGCACGAGCGGTGCCAGTAGCGCCGCTAACCGGCGTGCCGGTAATCCCCTATCGCACTATCAGATGAAACAAGAGCAGGActcggaagaggaagaggatgaggacgagaaCGACGTAGGAACAAATGATG GTAACCAGCAGCAAGATCCGCTGTTCATGCACGGGCAGGGAGCGGGagcgggaccgggaccggatgcGGTCTGTGAACCGCTGGACTACGCCAGCCCTATTCAGTATCTGGAAGAGTTCCGGCAGGAGTACGAAGACTCCTACTACGAATCATCGGACGATTGCctggaggacgacgatgaagacgatggcgacgcgaTGGGTGGTGCGGGCGACCGGCCGGACAGTCTGTCCGAGTGTGAGGATGAGGAACTGACGAACCCCTGTCCGAAGTATCTGATCTTTTCGACCGGCTCCAAAACCTATACCCCGCACCAGATCGGTTTCAAGCGTATCGTGGACGTGAACTTTCCCCGCCGGCTCGAACCAGGTCCATCGCTCCGGGAGCGGGTCGCACTGCGCGAACAGCAGCGTGAGATGCAGGTAATTATGGGCGAGCTGTCACGCGAAGAAATGCGCCTGCAGTATATCTTACAGAACGAATCGCCGCCGGTCGAGCCGAACTGGGCAAACTATGAGGCGGTAGCGGATCGGTTCGATCGTGTCGACAAGCTGATCGATCTGCACGGGCACATCATCGGTATGGGGCTTAGCCCGGACCATCGTTACCTGTACGTGAACAGCCGACCGTGGCCCCGCAACTGCGTCATCCGCAATCCACTCGAGCCGCCCGCGATCGCCCAGGAGATTGACATACACGTGATCGATCTGATGACGCTGAAGAAGGTCGGCAAGATGCTGCGTGCGCATAAGGCCTACACGCCCAACACGGAATGTTTCTTTATCTTCTTGGATGTCTGTGATAGTTACGTGGCAAG TGGCGCCGAGGATATGCATGCGTATCTATGGGAGCGCTACTATGGCGTGTGCCTGGCCAAGTACCAGCACGAAGATGTGGTGAACAGTGTTGCCTTCAATCCGCGTGATAACGAGATGCTCGTCACCACCAGTGATGATTACGAAATTAAG GTTTGGCGATCGTTGGCAAAGGCGAAAAAGTTGGGCATCGTACCGGTTGGACGGGCGGTTGAGTTTCGCAAACAGAAAAGCAATCGCCCACCACCGCAGCCCCAGTATGCTGGGCGGTCATTCGTGTAG
- the LOC126572639 gene encoding F-box/WD repeat-containing protein 5 isoform X2, protein MAEAYDDVPMMHHHASSGSGRRDAESMESNTTGRSGTGSLSSEEEDDTGGTTYAENSPWVFLPEPLFINIFLNLTPRDVLNAGQCCKRWYKLSKDDYIWRRYFRREFNVDASIPLKRGADSWRSEYRRLTNNVPMVLTDVLTSHSHQVLHVSFSHNGKMFATCSKDGFVILWNAAYPSSIRSSYDMRKLNWKYTQFSQFNQSDSSLLVSGVHYGTPHSTSGEIAVFTVQNGFRLKCRVTNRPYDIFGTWFSDQHLLSGDLSWLAHLVSTSKLWLNKANQEVDSEHTPVRSQVYKFYNRNASSIRAIMVANCPWLADEEEKKRKAGNEGGVADGEATAQSGASVSGTSGASSAANRRAGNPLSHYQMKQEQDSEEEEDEDENDVGTNDGNQQQDPLFMHGQGAGAGPGPDAVCEPLDYASPIQYLEEFRQEYEDSYYESSDDCLEDDDEDDGDAMGGAGDRPDSLSECEDEELTNPCPKYLIFSTGSKTYTPHQIGFKRIVDVNFPRRLEPGPSLRERVALREQQREMQNESPPVEPNWANYEAVADRFDRVDKLIDLHGHIIGMGLSPDHRYLYVNSRPWPRNCVIRNPLEPPAIAQEIDIHVIDLMTLKKVGKMLRAHKAYTPNTECFFIFLDVCDSYVASGAEDMHAYLWERYYGVCLAKYQHEDVVNSVAFNPRDNEMLVTTSDDYEIKVWRSLAKAKKLGIVPVGRAVEFRKQKSNRPPPQPQYAGRSFV, encoded by the exons ATGGCGGAAGCGTATGACGATGTGCCGATGATGCATCATCACGCCAGCAGCGGAAGTGGTCGCCGTGATGCGGAAAGTATGGAATCGAACACTACTGGACGCAGCGGGACCGGTTCGCTGAGcagcgaagaggaggacgacaCCGGCGGTACGACGTACGCGGAGAACAGTCCCTGGGTGTTTCTGCCGGAGCCGTTGTTTATCAATATCTTTCTCAACCTGACACCCCGTGACGTGCTGAATGCGGGCCAGTGCTGCAAACGGTGGTACAAGCTCTCCAAGGATGACTACATCTGGCGCAGATACTTCAGGCGCGAGTTTAACGTCGATGCGTCGATTCCACTCAAGCGAG GTGCGGATAGCTGGCGCTCCGAGTACAGACGGTTGACCAACAACGTACCGATGGTGCTGACCGATGTGCTCACCTCCCACTCGCACCAAGTGCTGCACGTGAGCTTCTCGCATAATGGCAAAATGTTTGCCACCTGCTCGAAGGATGGTTTCGTGATT CTGTGGAATGCTGCGTACCCATCGAGCATACGGTCGTCGTACGACATGCGGAAGTTGAACTGGAAGTATACGCAGTTCTCGCAATTCAACCAGAGCGACTCGTCGTTGCTCGTCTCGGGCGTCCACTACGGGACGCCGCACAGCACATCGGGGGAAATAGCCGTATTCACGGTCCAGA ATGGTTTTCGATTGAAGTGCCGCGTAACGAACCGACCGTATGACATCTTCGGCACATGGTTCAGCGATCAGCATCTGCTGTCGGGCGATTTGAGCTGGTTGGCGCATCTGGTGAGTACCTCGAAGCTGTGGCTGAACAAGGCAAACCAGGAGGTCGATTCGGAGCACACGCCGGTTCGGAGCCAGGTGTACAAGTTCTACAACCGCAATGCCAGTTCGATACGCGCCATTATGGTCGCCAACTGTCCCTGGCTGgccgatgaggaggagaagaagcggaaAGCAGGGAACGAaggtggtgttgctgatgggGAGGCTACTGCACAGTCGGGCGCATCGGTTAGTGGCACGAGCGGTGCCAGTAGCGCCGCTAACCGGCGTGCCGGTAATCCCCTATCGCACTATCAGATGAAACAAGAGCAGGActcggaagaggaagaggatgaggacgagaaCGACGTAGGAACAAATGATG GTAACCAGCAGCAAGATCCGCTGTTCATGCACGGGCAGGGAGCGGGagcgggaccgggaccggatgcGGTCTGTGAACCGCTGGACTACGCCAGCCCTATTCAGTATCTGGAAGAGTTCCGGCAGGAGTACGAAGACTCCTACTACGAATCATCGGACGATTGCctggaggacgacgatgaagacgatggcgacgcgaTGGGTGGTGCGGGCGACCGGCCGGACAGTCTGTCCGAGTGTGAGGATGAGGAACTGACGAACCCCTGTCCGAAGTATCTGATCTTTTCGACCGGCTCCAAAACCTATACCCCGCACCAGATCGGTTTCAAGCGTATCGTGGACGTGAACTTTCCCCGCCGGCTCGAACCAGGTCCATCGCTCCGGGAGCGGGTCGCACTGCGCGAACAGCAGCGTGAGATGCAG AACGAATCGCCGCCGGTCGAGCCGAACTGGGCAAACTATGAGGCGGTAGCGGATCGGTTCGATCGTGTCGACAAGCTGATCGATCTGCACGGGCACATCATCGGTATGGGGCTTAGCCCGGACCATCGTTACCTGTACGTGAACAGCCGACCGTGGCCCCGCAACTGCGTCATCCGCAATCCACTCGAGCCGCCCGCGATCGCCCAGGAGATTGACATACACGTGATCGATCTGATGACGCTGAAGAAGGTCGGCAAGATGCTGCGTGCGCATAAGGCCTACACGCCCAACACGGAATGTTTCTTTATCTTCTTGGATGTCTGTGATAGTTACGTGGCAAG TGGCGCCGAGGATATGCATGCGTATCTATGGGAGCGCTACTATGGCGTGTGCCTGGCCAAGTACCAGCACGAAGATGTGGTGAACAGTGTTGCCTTCAATCCGCGTGATAACGAGATGCTCGTCACCACCAGTGATGATTACGAAATTAAG GTTTGGCGATCGTTGGCAAAGGCGAAAAAGTTGGGCATCGTACCGGTTGGACGGGCGGTTGAGTTTCGCAAACAGAAAAGCAATCGCCCACCACCGCAGCCCCAGTATGCTGGGCGGTCATTCGTGTAG
- the LOC126572637 gene encoding solute carrier organic anion transporter family member 74D-like, with amino-acid sequence MASDVRCGLSCWHPRWLQRFATPRSFIMVYGFLGTVQAMAYIYFVITLTTLEKRFKIPSSTTGIILSGNEISQILLSLILSYVGGHRNRPRWIAWGVVFCALSCFILALPHFIYGPGEDALRLTKEYLQDRAEDEANIRLHQNVTMLVKSSNRLCMAESTEKECLDTISIVPLVLIFMSQFVLGIGNTLYYSLGQTYLDDNTKKTNTPLMLAYASSLRTFGPVVGFALGYLALKIYIDPTKTPIIDSSDPRWLGAWWLGWILLGVAMLFFAILTGLFPKEIPKKQATTAATKRPNSNMPVILMNDAEAFGKEKEELRHAARHQRTVSENAPEFAESIVEFPKLKDFPTALMRLLKNKLLMFNILSGIFYILGSSGYITFLSKYIEVQFHKSPANATVITGPITLFGMVAGFLISGIVISKKKPSPRKLLFWNVIVGFGYMAGQFSYLFLTCPDGTMPLVHGRLNLTTDCNSHCHCDGIPYTPVCQEETGITFFSACHAGCDNWHTADKYYDRCSCQNENYSPITKLPWERSSDGSASVTYIPSTNPYQTTESGNTEIVQSTTTSGSTRSNTMEPTTTTSTVAVTVVTETIQLLADGNETKVNYTLSHDSPPLDLMAPDAPAELPSQADITESSSTMPAVDGDDSIVMDPHEEAASDPVDGESRRRRRRKRATSVGAGEDSATTTTTNPPDTTLYSVKLVPGACIQGCALGFYLFSIISSIINCLGASGRIGNLLVNYRCVSKQDKSFTQGLILMMISLFALIPGPIIYGRIIDSTCLVWTEECGKRGNCQLHDQKLFRYYINITALCLTFVGVFFDGLVWWYGQTLDLYGEREQAEQQQKRQQPAGAKVHPEPISNQAFKRNA; translated from the exons ATGGCCTCCGATGTGCGCTGTGGTCTCTCGTGCTGGCATCCGCGCTGGCTACAGCGGTTCGCTACGCCACGATCCTTTATCATGGTGTACGGATTCCTTGGCACGGTGCAAGCAATGGCGTACATCTACTTCGTCATCACGCTCACAACGTTGGAAAAGCGATTCAAGATTCCTTCCTCAACAACGG GCATCATTCTCAGCGGGAACGAAATATCGCAGATTCTCCTGTCGCTCATCCTCTCGTACGTCGGTGGTCACCGGAACCGTCCCCGGTGGATCGCCTGGGGCGTTGTGTTCTGTGCCCTCTCCTGTTTCATCCTGGCGCTCCCACACTTCATCTATGGACCGGGGGAAGATGCGTTGCGGCTCACGAAAGAGTACCTGCAGGATCGGGCGGAGGATGAGGCCAATATACGGTTACACCAGAACGTCACGATGCTGGTAAAAAGCTCGAACCGGCTGTGCATGGCAGAGTCGACGGAGAAGGAGTGCCTCGATACGATCTCGATCGTACCGCTGGTGCTGATCTTTATGTCCCAGTTTGTGCTCGGTATTGGCAACACCCTGTACTACTCGCTCGGTCAAACCTACCTGGACGATAATacgaaaaaaaccaacacaccgcTCATGCTGGCGTACGCCTCGTCGTTGCGTACCTTCGGGCCGGTTGTGGGCTTTGCTCTCG GTTACTTGGCGTTGAAGATTTACATCGATCCGACCAAGACACCGATCATCGACAGCAGTGATCCACGTTGGCTGGGTGCCTGGTGGTTGGGATGGATACTGCTCGGTGTCGCGATGCTCTTCTTTGCCATCCTAACTGGACTCTTTCCGAAGGAGATCCCCAAGAAACAGgcgacgacagcagcaacgaaacGTCCGAACTCCAACATGCCCGTCATACTGATGAACGATGCGGAAGCATtcgggaaggaaaaggaagagctCCGCCATGCGGCGAGACATCAGCGGACTGTCTCTGAGAATGCGCCCGAATTTGCCGAAAGTATTGTCGAGTTTCCGAAGCTGAAAG ACTTTCCGACGGCGTTGATGCGACTGCTGAAGAACAAACTGCTGATGTTCAACATTCTGTCCGGTATATTCTACATCCTCGGTTCGAGCGGGTACATCACCTTCCTGAGCAAGTACATCGAGGTGCAGTTTCACAAATCGCCGGCCAATGCGACGGTCATCACGGGCCCGATCACCCTGTTCGGTATGGTGGCCGGATTTCTCATTTCCGGGATTGTCATCTCGAAGAAGAAACCCTCACCCCGGAAGCTGCTGTTCTGGAACGTGATCGTTGGCTTCGGGTATATGGCGGGACAGTTTTCCTACCTTTTCCTCACCTGTCCCGATGGTACGATGCCGTTGGTGCACGGTCGGTTAAATTTGACCACCGATTGTAacagccactgccactgtgACGGTATCCCGTACACGCCTGTCTGCCAGGAGGAAACGGGAATCACTTTCTTCTCCGCCTGTCACGCCGGTTGCGACAACTGGCATACGGCGGACAAGTACTACGATCGGTGCTCTTGCCAGAATGAAAACTACTCGCCCATTACAAAGCTTCCTTGGGAGAGATCGTCGGACGGTTCTGCGTCCGTTACCTACATACCATCCACAAATCCTTATCAAACGACGGAAAGCGGTAACACGGAAATCGTTCAGTCTACTACCACGAGCGGTTCTACTCGAAGCAACACGATGGAGCCAACGACTACAACGAGCACCGTTGCGGTTACTGTGGTTACCGAAACGATACAGCTGCTGGCCGATgggaatgaaacgaaagttAACTACACCTTATCCCACGACTCACCACCACTCGATTTGATGGCTCCTGATGCACCAGCCGAGTTGCCGAGCCAGGCGGACATCACGGAATCATCGAGTACGATGCCCGCCGTCGATGGTGACGATTCTATCGTCATGGATCCACACGAGGAAGCGGCTAGTGATCCTGTCGATGGCGAAAGTAGgagacgaaggcgaaggaaaagaGCTACAAGCGTTGGGGCCGGTGAAGatagtgccaccaccaccaccaccaacccgccCGATACCACGCTGTACAGTGTGAAGCTTGTGCCGGGTGCTTGCATTCAGGGCTGTGCCCTAGGATTCTACCTCTTCTCCATCAtctccagcatcatcaactgTCTCGGTGCGTCCGGCCGGATCGGTAATCTGCTGGTGAACTATCG GTGCGTCTCGAAGCAGGACAAATCGTTCACCCAGGGACTGATCCTTATGATGATCAGCTTGTTCGCGCTCATTCCCGGACCGATCATCTACGGTCGCATCATCGACAGTACGTGTCTGGTGTGGACGGAGGAGTGCGGCAAGCGGGGCAACTGTCAGCTACACGATCAGAAGCTGTTTCGGTACTACATCAACATTACGGCCCTGT GTCTCACATTCGTCGGTGTGTTCTTCGATGGACTCGTCTGGTGGTACGGCCAAACGCTAGACCTGTACGGTGAGCGAGAGCAGgccgagcagcaacagaagcgtCAGCAGCCGGCTGGCGCTAAGGTGCATCCCGAACCGATCAGTAATCAAGCGTTCAAGCGAAACGCGTGA